One window of the Flavobacteriales bacterium genome contains the following:
- the rpmJ gene encoding 50S ribosomal protein L36 encodes MKVTAAVKKRSVDCKIVKRKGKVYVINKKNPKFKQRQG; translated from the coding sequence ATGAAAGTTACAGCAGCCGTAAAAAAGCGAAGCGTTGATTGCAAAATCGTAAAACGTAAAGGAAAAGTTTACGTAATCAACAAGAAAAACCCTAAATTTAAACAAAGACAAGGTTAA
- the rpsM gene encoding 30S ribosomal protein S13: protein MARISGVDLPRNKRGVIGLTYIFGIGLSTSQRILTNNSIDWNKKVQDWNDDEIAAIRGAISEMTVEGELRSQTQMNIKRLMDIGCYRGLRHRKGLPLRGQRTKNNSRTRKGKRKTVAGKKKVTK, encoded by the coding sequence ATGGCAAGGATTTCAGGTGTTGATTTACCAAGAAACAAAAGAGGTGTTATAGGCCTTACCTATATTTTTGGAATTGGATTAAGTACGTCTCAACGTATTTTGACCAATAATAGCATTGATTGGAATAAAAAAGTTCAGGATTGGAACGATGATGAAATTGCTGCAATTCGTGGAGCTATTTCTGAAATGACTGTTGAAGGCGAGCTTCGTTCTCAAACCCAGATGAATATTAAGCGATTGATGGATATTGGCTGCTACAGAGGTCTTAGACATAGAAAAGGTCTTCCACTTCGTGGCCAAAGAACCAAAAACAATAGCAGAACCAGAAAAGGAAAGAGAAAAACTGTTGCTGGAAAGAAAAAGGTAACTAAATAA
- the infA gene encoding translation initiation factor IF-1 encodes MAKQEPIKQDGVITEALSNAMFRIELENGHQILGTISGKMRMHYIRILPGDKVQVEMTPYDLTRGRITYRYK; translated from the coding sequence ATGGCAAAACAGGAACCTATAAAACAAGATGGTGTAATAACTGAGGCACTTTCCAATGCAATGTTTAGAATAGAATTGGAAAATGGTCATCAAATTTTGGGAACCATCTCCGGGAAAATGAGAATGCACTACATCCGAATTTTACCAGGTGATAAGGTTCAGGTAGAAATGACACCGTATGATTTAACAAGAGGAAGAATTACGTATAGATATAAATAA